In Zonotrichia leucophrys gambelii isolate GWCS_2022_RI unplaced genomic scaffold, RI_Zleu_2.0 Scaffold_34_1600103, whole genome shotgun sequence, the genomic stretch cagtccctcccagtccctcccagtccctcccagtccctcccagtccctcccagtcccgcACTTGTCCGAGAGGATCCCGAAGAggctggagcccagcaggatCCCGGCCATGTAGATGGACTGGGCCACCTGCCGCAGCTTCTTGGAGTCACACACCAGGTCCCACTGCCaccgggaggggacacggggtcACCATGGAGGTCACCACGGGGGTCATCATGGGGGTCACCATGGGGGTCACCATGgaggacaccatggggacaccacagggtcAACATGGAGGTCATCATGGGGATCACTACGGTGGTCACCATGGGGGTCACCACCAGCGTCACCATGGGGGTCACCATGGGCATCATCATTGGGTCACCATGGGGTCACCATGGGGAAACCATGGAGGCCACCACGGGGGTCATCATGGGggtcaccatggggacaccacagggacaccatggggTCAACATGGGAGTCACCATGGGGATCGCCACGGgaacaccatggggacaccataGAGGTCACCACAGCGGTCACCATGGGTGTCAtcatggggacaccacagggtcACCATGGGAacaccatggggacatcacAGGGGTCACCATAGGGACACCATAGGGTCACCACAGGGTTACCACAGGGGTCACCATGGGGGTCACCATGCTCACCACAGGGTCACCATGGGGGTCACCACCAGGGTCACCACAGGGGCACCACGGGTACACCACCATCCCCCCACCCTGAGGAACCCCGTGgtgtcccctccctgacctCGGTGACGATGGTGTCGCTGAAGATGCCATCCAGGTACGTCCATCCGTCGTGGCACGGCTCGGTGGCCGCCTCGGTGCCGTTGGCCGAGCCGTTGACGTCCAGCAGGTGCCACTGGGGCTCCACGTAGCGGCGGCAGCTCTGCGGCCGGCGCTGGCCGTCCCAGGGGATGGACACCACCAGGGGCACCTCGGTGGCGTTGGCCGCGGGCCGCGGCCGGCAGTGGTGCTCGGGGATGCCGGCCGTGAAGTTCTGCAGGAGGTTGTGGCTGGCCAGCATGAGCAGGGGCACGGCCAGAGCGGCCACGTAGGTCACCTGGAAGCGGCCCATGCCACCCAGGCGGGACAGCAGCTCCACGAAGGACATGGCCGGAGAGGGACGGAGATGGACAGGGCACTGGTCAGCTGtgggtggggagaggaggaaatgaggagggatggagagaggagtGGTCAGGGAATGGTCAAAGGGTGGTCAGGGAAAGGTCCAAAGGGTGGTCAGTGGATGGACAAAGGATGGTCAAGGAGTGTCCAAAAGGTGGTCAGAGAATGGCCAAAAGGGTGGTCAAGGGATGGCCAAAGGGTGGTCAAGGAGTGGCCAAAGGGTGGTCAGTGGATGGACAGACCCAGGGATGGACCAAGGGAGGGTCAGGAGAGGTCAGGGGTGGTTTGGGTGGTCAGTGGAGGGGTGACCAAAGGGTGACCAAGGAGTGACCAAGGAGTGACCCAGGGGTGACCaaggggggaagggaggaggacgAGGGTTGGCCCCAGGGGTAGAGGAAGGGCCAAGAACAGCACAAGGACCTTCTATTGATAgttcaatcaatcaatcaatcaatcaatcaatcaatcaatttATTGGTCTATCAGATGGATCAACTGATAGATTAATACATTAATATGTTAGATTAATAGGTTAATAGATTGATCCATCCCTTGATCAGTGGATTTATCAATCAGTCTGATTTGTCAATCTGCTGAGCAGTCTATCAATCTGCATTGATCTATTGATAGATCAATCTATCAATCTGTCTCTCTGACCTATCAATAGATTGATTTATTATCTATTCATCAATCCACCTATCACCATCACTCTCGCTTTATCAATCAATTAATCAATCACTGATCATTTCTTGCTCTCAGCTCCCCCCATCCCTTCCTAATttatcaatcaatcaatcaatcaatgaATCaatcctctctcccctctcccaccaATCCCTCACGATCAATCGATCCccacctgctctgctcttcctcctcctcctcctcctcctccctcggCCAGTCCAGCTCCGGACTCTCAGGAATGTCCAAGCTCTCCGGccgtccctctgtccctccggCCGTCCGGCCGTCCCTCTGtccgtccctctgtccctctgtctgtccagccgtccctctgtccctccggCCGTCCCTCCGTCCCTCTGTCTGTCCGGccgtccctctgtccctccggCCGTCCGGccgtccctctgtccctctgtccctccggCCGTCCCTCTGTCCGTCCCTCTGTCCGTCCGGCCGTCCGGCCGTCCCTCCGGCCACCCCTCcctcggccccgccccccccggcccctcctTCACCCCCCCGGTCAATCGATCAATCCATGGATCAATGgatttctctgctctctctgcccgTTTATTGATCCTTAGCCGATCAACAAATCCATTTTCTGCTGATAATCAATTATTGATTGATCTATTGGTTCCCCTGCCGATCAATCCAGAGAGTTCTTTCCCTGTTGATAAATTATTGATCATTAGACTCCCCTTATCTGTAATAGGTTGATCATAATTAGTCCATGAACTCTTTATGTATTAGAATATCGATCCAAATGTTTCTGTTATTGATCTATTGACCTATTGATTGATCTATTGATGGCTTAATCAATCAATCTATTAATCTAGAGGGATCTCTATTGATCCATCTGTTAGTCTGTGTATCTCTAGCACCAATAAATTGATCTCTAATCTGTTAATTGATCATATAATTGGTCTCTATTTTTCTATTGATGAATCGATTGAACCATAACTGACCAATCAGAATAAAGATCTCCTTCTCCATCAATCCTTCTGATTGATCCTAACTGATCATCCTAATGACCCAGCTATTGATTTATAATCTATTATCAATGTATCAATCCTATCCTCTCCACTGATCAGCCCCTTGGCCTGTAATCTTCCTATTGATTGATTTATTGACCTTTAATTGCTCTTTTGATTGATTTGCTGACCTTTAATTGCTCTATTggttgatttatttatttcGATCTCTCTGTTGATTTACCTCCTGACCCATAATCTCTCTATTGATCAGCGCTTCCCTCCATTGGTCGATTATTGATCTCTGATCTCTCTCCTGACCTCGCTGGGCTCTCTGTGACCCATCGATCTCTCTGCAATCTCTCTATTGATCAGCCCTTCTCTCCATCGATCGATTATTGATCTTTGACCTTGCTGGGCTCTCTGTGACCCATCGATCTCTGTATAATCTCTCTATTGATCAACCCCCTGACCCATAATCTCTCTATTGATAAGCCCTTCTCTCCACCGATCCATCTATTGATCTTTGACCTCGCCGGGCTCTCCGTGACCCATCGATCTCCGTATTGATCACTGATCACTCACCTGTGGGCACTCCCGCTCACTCccggcctctcccagctccagatcCCGGTCCCGGAGCCCTCCCGGCCGTCACCACCccatggccctgccctgcccccgGCCTGGCCCGGCTCCTATTTAACCGGTCCCGGTTAACGTTTGACTCCGGACCCGCCATGGATCGCTGGAGACGCTCCCGGGCCGGAAATGCCGGTGCCGACCACGCCGGGCCCACCGGGGACACGCGGGCGCTGCCCCTTCATCCCACCCAGCCCATCCTCATCCTCGCCCCGGGAGCCCCCCGGCTGTGGCAGACGGGGACCCCCGGCCCCCTCGGGGCCCCTCCAGGGTGGATCATTGATGAGGAGAAGTCCCGGGGGCTCTGACCCGCGGCCTGGGAGCCCCTTGGACCCCGGGCAGGAGGGCGGCGGGGCAGCGGAGCGTGGGGGGACGGGGGGAGCCGGACACCGGGCCTGGCGCCAGCCAGGTGTGAGGACACGTGGATTCCCGGGATGGCTGCGGGCTTCGGGGACATCTGGGACATCTGGGACATCTGGGACAGTGACATCCCTGAGCCCTCAGAATGTCGGGATCCTCGGGATCTCTGGGTTCTGGGGACTTCTGGGACATCTGGGACATCTGGGACAGTGACATCCCTGAGCCCTCAGAATGTCGGGATCCTCAGGATCTCTGGGTTCTGGGAACTTCTGGGACATCCCCGTGCCCTCAGAACGTCAGGATCTCTGGGGACTTCTAGGACATCCCCGTGCCCTCAGAACGTCAGGATCTCTGGGGACTTCTAGGACATTTTTGTGCCCTCGGAATGTCGGGATCCTCGGGATCTCTGCGTCCTGGGGACTTCTGGAACATCCCCATGGTCTCTGAATGTTGGGATCCTTGAGATCTCTGGGTTCTGGGGACTTCTGGGACCTCCCTGAGCCCTCAGAACGTCGGGATCTCTGGGGAATTCTGGGACATTTTTGTGCCCTCAGAATGTGGGGATCCTTGGGATGCTGGGCTGGTCTGGATCCCTGGGATCCCGGATCCCTGGACGTGCAGGGTTCTGAGTCCTTGGTGCTTGGGATCTCCGGGATCCTTGGGATCCCCGAGTCCTGGAGATCCCCGAGCTCCTGGGATGTCTGAGCACCTGGGAGCCTGGATCCAAACACCTGCATCCTTGGGGTCTGGGTCTTGGGGGTGTCCAGGAACAGGGTCTGTGGGAACTTGGGATCCCCAGGCACCCGGACATGGGGATTCTTGGGGTCCTCAATCCCTGGGATCCCCAATCCTCGTGATCCCCAATCCCCGGGGTCTCCAATCTTCTGGATTCTCAGTTCCTGGGATCTCTGATCTTCCAATCCATCCCCGTGATCCCCAATCCATCCCCATGATCCCCAATCCCTGTGATCCCCAATCCATCCCCGTGATCCCCAATCCATCCCCGTGATCCCCAATCCATCCCCGTGATCCCCAATCCATCCCCGTGATCCCCAATCCCCGTGATCCCCAATCCATCCCCGTGATCCCCAATCCATCCCCGTGAcccccccagctccttcccgCCCTCTCCCCCGGCCTCGTCCATCCCCGGCAGCTCCGGCCgagggggaggggccggggggggggtcccgcggtgccgggggggtgggggaggggcctggggggaggggccggggggttCCCGCGGTGCCGATCCGCGATTTCCCGCTGTTTCCCGCTGTTTCCCGCTGTTTCCCGCTGTTTCCCGCTGTTCCCGTGTTTTCCTtcggggcgggcccggcccggctgcgCGGGACCCCCCGCGGCCGTGGGAAAACaaccccacccccacccccacaTTTCACTCGAGCTTTGCTTTTATCGGTTTTTATTCCAGCACGGCCCAACCGTCCTCGATgcggggatttggggacccccagcGCCCCCCACAATCCACAGGGAGGGGGCGGCCGGGTGCTTGTGgtcactgctgtccctctgctcttcAGGGGGGGTTTGAAGCCCCTCCGACCCCAAACCTGCTCGTTTATCCATCAGGAGCAGGGCGGgatgagggttttggggtgggggggcacTAACGGGGCCCTGTGGAGTtgctggggggggtggggtggagAGGGACCTGGAGATGTCGGGATTCGTCCTTGTGGGATCGCGACCTGGTGGGGAGGGAGATGAAGGGTGGGTTGGAGAGAACAGGGGGATTTTGTGGTGGTGGGATggacatccatccatccatccatccatcctttcttctttctgtccatccatcatccatccatcatccatccatccatccatcctttcttctttctgtccatccatcatccatccatccatgcattcattcatccatccatccatccatccatcatccatccatccatccatcatccatccatccatcatccatcatgcattcatcatccatccatccatcctttcttctttctgtcatccatcatccatcatccatccatcatccatccatcatccatccatccatccatccatccatccatccatccatccatccatcctttcttctttctgtccatccatcatccatccatcatccatccatccatccatccatccatccatccatccatccatcctttcttctttctgtccatccatccatccatcctttcttctttctgtccatccatcatccatccatcatccatccatccatccatcatccatcatccatcatccatccatccatccatccatccatcatccatccatccatcatccatcatccatcatccatccatccatccatccatccatcatccatccatccatcatccatccatccatccatcatccatccatcatccatccatccatccatccatccatccatccatccatcatcatccatccatccatccatccatccatccatccatccatcatccatccatccatccatcatccatccatccatccccaggtTCAACCACCTTCTCTacctctgtccctccccaccctccatcccatcccatcccatcccatcccatcccatcccatcccatcccatcccatcccatcccatcccatcccatcccatcccatcccatcccatcccaccacccatccatccctgttcctctccatccccaccTTCCCTCCACCTCCTCCACGGTCTCGGGCAAGGCCACGTTCCGCGTCTCGGGCAGGAAGGCGGCCACCAGCCCCGAGACCACGGGCGCGGCGCCGTAGATGATGAAGGGCAGCGCCGGGAACAGCTCGCCCACAATCTTCACCAGGGGCGCCATGATGCTGCCCAGCCGCGACATGGTGTTGGCCATGCCCATGCCCGTCTGCCTGTGGGACACGCAGAGCTCCTGAGGCCACCTGAGGCCACCTGAGGCCACCTGAGGGACCACCTGAGGGACAACCTGAGGGACAACCTGAGGGACCACCTGAGGGACCACCTGAGGGACCACCTGAGGGACCACCTGAGGGACCACCTGAGGAACCACCTGAGGGACCACCTGAGGGACCACCTGAGGGACCACCTGAGGAACCACCCGGCCACGTCCCCTCCTTACCGGATCACGGTGGGGTAGAGCTCGCCCGTGTAGAGGAAGACGCAGTTGAAGGACGCGGCCAAACAACCTTTGCCAAAGACGGCCAGGGCTGTCCGGAGTGTCCGGAGGTCtgcggggacagagggacacccGGGAgtcacctcagtgtccccactTGGCAAGAGAAGACCCCAAACACCAGGATTTGGGGTAAATCCCCCATAAAAAGCTGAATTCCCCAACCTGGGAGGTTCCATCAATGGGTTGAGGTTGTCTGGGCCCTCAAGGGAGGTTGGAGATGAGGGGacaccactgccaccaccccTGGCCTCACCTCATGGCACCAAGGTTGGGAGGTTGGAGATGAGGGGacaccactgccaccaccccagGCCTCACCTCGTGGCACCAAGGTTGGAGATGAGGGGacaccactgccaccaccccagGTCTCACCTCGTGGCACCAAGATGTTGGCCAGGATGGCCAAGCCGGCCAGGATGAGCGCGGCGGCCTGGGTGAAGCGGCGTCCCACGTAGGTGATGGTGAGGATGGACACCAGCTTGGCCGGGATGTCCACGGCGCCGAAGATCAGCTGGATCACGTAGATGTTGAACTCAAAGTTCTCCAGGTCCATGGCCAGCCCGTAGTAGGCGAAGCTGGTGGAGAACCTGGGCcatgaggaggagaggaggtgaGAATGTCACCCGTGGGGAGGTGTGGGGTGGCACGGGGAGGTCAAGGACGTGGAGGGGGATGGACAACCACCCACTGGTGTCCTCCACCGCCGGCCGTACCACAcgaagcagaggcagaaggagaTGCGGCGCAGGACCGGCGTCCGGACCAGGTCAGCCACGGTGTGGCGGGTCTTGGACGACGTCATCTCCTTCTCCATGTGGGACCTCAGGgtctggggggacagggggggtttgggatgggggtgggacactggggacccTCTCGTAGCTGGGCAGGTCTGGGCAGGATgggtgggaaagggaaggaggtcATGGGTGGGTGGTGGGATGGAGGTGGTTCATGGATGGGTGAAGGGATGGGTGGAGatggaggagatggagatgatggaggtCACCGAGATGACGAAGATGAGTGGACGGATGGGATGAACAAAGGATGATGGATACAGTGACCATGGATGGACAGCGTGGAGGTGGGATGGAGGTGGTGGGATGGAGGTGGTGGATTCATGGATGGGTGAAGGGACAGATGGGATGGGCAGAGatggaggagatggagatgatggatGTCATTGAGATGATGAAGATGAGTGCATGGATGGACAGGGTGAGTGATGGACACAGTGACCATGGATGGACAGCTGTCCATGGGGTGGACATTCAAGGGACCCCAATAAAAgaccccagggacaccctgggggaCCCAATGGAGCTTTTTACTTCTATGTCGAGCTtgtccccttcctccttcttcccgTTGATCCTGGCCACCTTCTGGAGCTCCCGCAGGGCCTGGTGGGACCTCCCCACCATGACGAGCCACCGCGCCGACTCCGTCAGCCACCTGCGTGGGAGGGGACGGGACAGGAGCCCAAGTATGGTCACTGTCCCACCTCAACCCCACCAGCAACGTCCTCCCGTCCCTCTGGTCATCAcactgtgtccccactgtccaCCCAGCTGTTGCTGGATGTTCTCTTCATCCTTTCCTTCTGCCCACCTGTCCGTGCACACCTCACTGCTCCGTCCATGCCACCAACACATAAGTCCAGctgtccatccctccatccatctcACCATCCCTACCTCCTCATGTCCATCTATGTTTCccatctgtctgtccatccatccatccgcccatccatccatctgtccatccatccatcatccatccatccatccatccatccatccatccatccatccatccatccatcca encodes the following:
- the SLC22A6 gene encoding solute carrier family 22 member 6; amino-acid sequence: MAFASLLEHVGGMGRFQVLSVLLLSLPVLMMPSHNVLQIFTAATSEHWCRPRPGANASGLDAEALLRVWVPRGERCRRFVTPQWWLLDTNGSEATNSSWPETEPCGDGWSYDRSVFTSTIITEWDLVCSSRGLKQLAQSLYMAGVLVGGVFGGLSDRFGRRSVLTWCYLQMAAMGTCSSFAPTFSVYCLFRFLTGMAFSGIVLNSVSLSLEWMPTHMRALVGTFMGYCYTVGQFLLAGFAFAVPDWRQLQLVVSLPFFGFFLYSWWLTESARWLVMVGRSHQALRELQKVARINGKKEEGDKLDIETLRSHMEKEMTSSKTRHTVADLVRTPVLRRISFCLCFVWFSTSFAYYGLAMDLENFEFNIYVIQLIFGAVDIPAKLVSILTITYVGRRFTQAAALILAGLAILANILVPRDLRTLRTALAVFGKGCLAASFNCVFLYTGELYPTVIRQTGMGMANTMSRLGSIMAPLVKIVGELFPALPFIIYGAAPVVSGLVAAFLPETRNVALPETVEEVEGRSRSHKDESRHLQVPLHPTPPSNSTGPR